A single Marinitoga aeolica DNA region contains:
- the rpsD gene encoding 30S ribosomal protein S4, giving the protein MARYIGSLCKLCRREGFKLYLKGERCYTDKCALARRPYAPGQHGKQAKKPTQYGLQLRAKQALKRIYGVLERQFRRYFEEASRKEGNTGENLMRILETRLDNVVYQMGYAVNRRTARQLVRHGHFLVNGRKVDIPSYRVKPGDVIEVKEKSRSILPIKQGIELAQKANKRLDWIEVDYNAFKGSFLRLPTLDEMEVPVDLQAIIELYSK; this is encoded by the coding sequence ATGGCAAGATATATAGGATCTCTTTGTAAACTTTGTAGAAGAGAAGGATTTAAATTATATTTAAAAGGTGAAAGATGTTATACAGATAAATGTGCTCTTGCAAGAAGACCATATGCTCCAGGACAACATGGAAAACAAGCAAAAAAACCTACACAATATGGATTACAATTAAGGGCAAAACAAGCATTAAAAAGAATTTATGGTGTATTAGAAAGACAATTCAGAAGATACTTTGAAGAAGCATCAAGAAAAGAAGGTAACACAGGAGAAAACTTAATGAGAATTTTGGAAACAAGATTGGATAATGTAGTATATCAAATGGGATATGCAGTAAATAGAAGAACTGCAAGGCAATTAGTAAGACATGGTCATTTCTTAGTAAATGGTAGAAAAGTAGATATACCTTCATATAGGGTAAAACCAGGAGATGTTATTGAAGTGAAAGAAAAGAGCAGATCAATTTTACCAATCAAACAAGGAATAGAATTAGCTCAAAAAGCAAATAAAAGATTAGATTGGATAGAAGTAGACTACAATGCATTTAAAGGTTCTTTCTTAAGATTACCTACTTTAGATGAAATGGAAGTACCTGTAGATTTACAAGCTATTATCGAGCTTTACTCAAAATAA
- the rpsK gene encoding 30S ribosomal protein S11 has protein sequence MARRTSQKKKKISLEKAVVHIQSTFNNTIITLTDPSGNALFWASGGTAGFSGTKKGTPYASQLAADKVAKEALKYGVKRLDVYVKGPGAGRESAIRTLQAAGLVIENIKDKTPIPHNGCRPKKRKGM, from the coding sequence ATGGCTAGAAGAACAAGTCAAAAGAAAAAGAAGATTTCGCTTGAAAAAGCAGTTGTACATATTCAATCCACATTCAATAATACAATTATCACATTAACTGATCCGTCAGGTAATGCTTTATTCTGGGCAAGTGGAGGAACAGCTGGTTTTTCAGGAACAAAAAAAGGTACACCATATGCTTCACAGTTAGCAGCAGATAAAGTTGCAAAAGAAGCTTTAAAATATGGTGTAAAAAGATTAGATGTTTATGTAAAAGGTCCAGGCGCTGGAAGAGAATCAGCAATAAGAACTTTACAAGCTGCAGGTTTGGTAATTGAAAATATTAAAGATAAAACTCCAATACCTCATAACGGTTGTAGACCAAAGAAAAGAAAAGGAATGTAA